The genomic segment CCGCAGCCGCTTCAGCACTTCCAGTCCATTCATTTTCGGCAGATTCAAGTCGAGGAGCACAAGTTGCGGGAGGTTCAACTTCCGTTCACCGACAGGCAGGAGATACTCCAGAGCCTCGACGCCGTCCCGGGCGACAACCAGCTCATTGGCAATCCCGCCGCGCTTGATCGCGATTGACGCCAATTCAACATCGTCTGGATTGTCTTCAACCAGCAGAATCACTTTGCTCCTCATCAACAGTCTCCTGCGTTGGAAAGTGAAAAACAAAAGGCGGCCCTGGCATCAACTGCGCCTGTGGCCCAAACTTTGCCGCCCTGGTTATGGACCATACGGCGGAACTTCCGCATGGCCCGCATCCCCGACTTCACCGAAGTCCGAACGACCTTCGCGCGATGAATGCGGAGGAGAACATGATTCTATAAGCAAGTTTGGAAATCGGGCGTTAAAGGGGACGCGATTCGGAAACTTGCCGGACATTTATTGAAAGTCGACGTATTGTAAGTGGCTGAGGTTAACACCTTCAATCAGTGAAAAGGCCGATGTCTGGCCCTTGCCGCTGCGGCAGTGGTCGAGAATTGGACTTAGAGATTGAGAGTTGGCTATCGAATTGATGCAAACGCCGCCTGGGCCTGCAACTTGCTCGGGGTCTTCATCTGCAGTTGCCAGGGGGCAGCTCATTCGAACCGCCTCGCCGGTTCGCCAAGGCGGCGACCTGCCGGCCGGACGCCGTCTTGCTGGACGTCAGAATGCCTAAAGAAGATGGACTGTCTGTTCTGTCGGATCTTCGCATCCGGGCGGACACCCAGCAGCATTCCCGTGGTACTGATTTCGGCCAGTCTCGCGGACACTGCGGCACACGCTCGCCCTCTGGCTGGCATTTGCTATTATCACGTTTCTGCACATCCTGCCTGGAGAGCTGGCCCCGAAAAATCTCGCAATTCTTCGGCCTGAGCAAAGCTCGCTGACGATTGCTTATCCGCTGCAGTGGGCCACATGGTTGTTTTACGGACCGATGAGGTTGCTCGACGGCGCCTCGAATCTCGTTCTGCGTCTGTTTGGCCTGGGGAACGCCAGTGCGGCAATCGCCCACGCCGAGCACGAGCTGCGGAGTCTGTTGACGACGGCTGAAATGGCTTTTGCAGGCAGTGGACGTCGCGGAGACGTTCCGCCCGGACCTGATTTTGCTTGACATCAGGATGCCAAAGCTAAATGGCTTCGAAGCGGCACGCCGCATTCGTGCCTAAGCATGGGGTCAAGAGACGATGCTGGTGGCCCTGACCGGGTGGGGTAAGGAGGACGACCGGAAGAAGAGTTCTGACGCCGGCTTCGATCAACACTTCGTCAAGCCGGTGGAACTTGCCGACCTGAAGAAGTTATTGGCAGCACCTGCCGCATTGGCGCCATTGTTGCATAAAACAAGCACATTCCGCACGCAGGTATCAACCTGCATCGGTGTTCACGCCGCGCGTGTAACAACTGACGTCAATCCTACCTCGGTCACATCGGCCCGAGAGTAGCTTTTCGGGGTGTGGGACCTGGGCAGCCGGAATTGAAAACAGTCCCTAGGACCCTTGGACGAGCATTGCACTCGCATTGAAGACTATGTCGGCCACTCACTGCGTCATGTCGTAGCCGCAAAATGCCCCGCATTTTACTTCGCGACGTTGGATGGCGGCGGTGGCGCGATGGATGATCTAGATTGGGACGAAGTCGTCAATGGGGCTTTCTTCTGGAACTTCTTGAGCGGAATGTCGTAGTATCTTGCCCCGGCCGTTGGACCCGCCATTTGCGATCGACCGTCAACCGTCAGGGTGAAGATCCGAATCACGGCGCGGTCGGCAAATTTCTTTCCGACCTCCACCTGCCCGGTGAGTTTGCCGTCCTCGGTTGGCTTCATCGTGATGGACGTCTTCACAAGATTCGTGCCGGTACGATCTGGATTGCTGAAAGCCATCACAAAGACCGAATGAATGGGCTTGAGTCTCCCTTGATCAGCAATTGTGAAGTGGACGATCAGATTGTCGCCATTGGCGGGGTCCACTTCCCCATCGTACTTCAACCCCCACTCGTCTTGCGACGGACCAAGCCCATACCAGTGCGCCCAACCGCGGCTGGTCATCAGCACAACTGCGATGACGACTAGCAAACCTGTCGCGAGGCGTAAAAATCGAAAGTCCATGTCAGTAACACCTCATGAAATTGCGAACACCGATTCCCGCGTCGGAAGGTCGGCTGTGCACATCGAGCGAAACATTGAAGCAGTCCACAGCCACTGCGAACCGACACTCTGTTCGAGTGCGCGTCCGACCTGACTAGCAACTTTCGACAAGAAGCTTTCTGGCAGCCGTTTTCTGGCCTGCCAATAATCGCCGGTCTCTGCGGAGCATGGAAATTGTCCCTGTGAAATCCGATTTGAGATCAACCGGGCCACAGCTGCTCGTCAGGATTGGTCCGCACTCAAGACCTGCTCCAGAAAAATCCACAGTGAGACCAGCGGAGAATAGATTCGGTCCATCCAGAATACATCAATCGCGGCGACAGCCTGCGTGAGAATTTCTTCCGACAAGACCTCCGTAAACGGCAATTTGCCGTCCTGCAGAAACTGACGCCGCAGGAAACTGGGCTGTTGCCGAAATCTTCCCCGAGTAAAATCAAACATCCAATGGCCTCCTTGCCGGTGATGGGGCTGTCGCCAGAACCATCTCAGCAAGAGAGACCTTTTTTGCCTATGTCATTTCGTTCGCAAGCCTTACCACAACCTACGTGCCATTCGTCACATCGGCCGGTGGGGGATGAGTCAGGGTCCGCGTTTTTTAAAGCTCGGATCGTGCGAGAAAAGTCGGCGGCAGCGACGGGAATATCCGTTAGATCGGCTCTTTGCTGTGCTACTTAACCAGGCTGTCTGGTGATCGCGATGTTTCGCTGAACGATCCCTGAGATTTGGCGCGACTTGCATTGACAAATCCAACGATCAGCATGTTTAGACAAGAATGTGGACCGCAGCAGCGCCATTTTTTTGACATGAAAGTGAGCAAGTGGAGTGGAGAAAGCTTTCAACCCCAGGACGCACTTCGCCGTGTCGTCGTCGGAGGGGTTGCAAATGCTCAGGCTCCACACCACAGCTGCAAGCCATCTTCAATGCGAGGTCGACCTCAGCTGACTGGCGGAGGCGCGGTTTCAATTTGCTGCCCGCCGCCGCCTGGAGGCGGAGCAACTTCAGGCTGTGCCGAATGCGGTTCAACGCCGACCGTATATGCGAGGTGATGCAGGATCGCTTCCATTGCAGTTGATTTTTGAATGACGCCGCCTAGGCCAATTTGACGGTTCGGCTGGCGTTGAAGGGTGGCGACTTCTGCTTGAACGTGATGGAACAGTTGATCCAATTCGGCGACCTGTCGTCGAATCGCATCGCGGTTGCCTTGGTGCTCACTGGCGTGGGCAAACTTGGCCGCCTGCAGAATCTGATACGCCTCGCGGTAAACCTCCTTGTAGCCGGGATTACCTTGATAATTGTAATAGAGATCCAGACACAAATTGTTCGCTTCCACCTCCAAACGTCCGGCGAGGTCTTCGCAGTTCGCAAAACCTCCATACTGGAGCTGTACCGGCTGCTGAACGACGGGTTGAACGTAGCTGGTTTGCGGATAACTTGCGGTTTGGACAACAGCTGTCGGAGTGTAGTAGTAGCCGTTACCCTGGACGTAGTAAGTCCCGTGATTGTGGCCAGAATAGTGGCTCTGGTGAGGGACGACGTAATTCCAGTTGGAATGACCGTAATGCGATCCGTGATAGGTCGGATAATGTCCTCCGCCGCCATGGTGATGGTGGTGCTGTGCCAAACTGACTGAAGCACCGAGTGAGAGTACAGCAAGACCCGTCAGAAAGGAGAGGTTTCGAGTCATCGTAAATCCCTTTTGGTTGAAAGTTGCCTTCGGCGAGGGGAAGAACGCTCCCGGCAAATCACCGCATAATTGTCCAGTGCCCGTACTTTCTTAAGATCATCGTAATCCTCTCCTGCCTCATTGCAAGAAGTTGCGATTTCATTTTCGCAATCCTCAAGCTGCCGCATCGTAGGTCGTCTCCGGCGTGGCGGTTACGACATCTAAAGCACACTCGACCGGAGTTTCCGCCAGAACCTTTTGGATTTCGGCCAAGTTGAAAGTCCGAAATCGCAACCCCAGTAGGCCGACGCTAGCTTCCGCTTGACGCCGGTAATTGCTGACAGCATCCATTGCTCGCGGTCACTGCCGTCGAGGTCCGTCAAGCATGCAGCTAGTACGCCAGTCTGCATCATCAAAAATGCGGCGCATCAAGTGCAATTGATGACAGGTCGAGCCGTTGCCCCGGTTGTGACCGCGAACCGTAAAGGCATTTCACTACGGTAGTTGCGGAAGGTAACTCCGATGGGCACAGTTTAGGGACAGAAGCTGCAAGCATCTCTCAGAGTCCCCATCACCGACAGCGCGGAGACCGTTCAAAGAGGCCCGTATTGACAGCATTCACGGAAAGTCTGATTGTACCGGCGGCCAATCTCGTTTCGCTTTAGAACACGCGTATGTTGCACACAGGCATCCACCTCCTGACGATCTTGGCCTTCGCAGCTCATGTTGTAGGAGGGTGCTGCGCACATCACGATCACGGCGATGAATGCTGCGGACCGGCGGCGTCGACTTCGAACGAGTCGGTTTCAGATCACCGAGTCAGTCGTGAAGATTATCCGCCTTGCTGTCGCGGGCATCGGCATTCTTCTAAACAGGATGCCCTCCTGGCTGGAGACCGACCCACCGACGGCGGACAGACCCCTGACGGCCCTTGCCAGGAATCGTCTTTCTGTACTGCAGGAACCTGCCAGTTTCTGGCGAGTCAGGATGCTCCGACGCTCGACTTGTTGCTACCGGCTCCATTAAGTGGTTTCGCTGTCAAGCCGATCTTCGTCCGTGGCGTTTCCTTTGAGATCCGCTTCGACTCTGGTGCTGGTGGCCGCGTCCACGCTTATGCGGTCTCGCACTGCGCGCTGCTACAGACCTGGCAGGTCTAGTATTTCTCTAGCATTGGCGCGCCTTGGCCAATGCTTCCTGGATCCGATTGCGCTTGCTGTAAGCAGCCTGTGATGGGAGCGACGGGAAGTTCTAGGGGCTCTGACATTTCTCAAGCCCGGCAGCCGACCTTCTGGTTTACATCGAGAGGATGCCATTGGTGCGGCCTGACGGCGAGTCGAATAAAGCAATTCTTTATTCGTCGCCGGGTCATTCTTGGCCCTCCGATTCGCTCGACTCTCCTGGATGTTGTCGTCCATCCGGCGCTGTTTTGGGTTTTTGGAACGAAATCCCCCGAGCGTGCGCCTCGCTAGTGGCATGTCGAAAATGTTTTGGAAGAACTTTCACAAGACGCTGGAAATGAGTTTTCAAGTCGAACCGACGATGACCGCCGGTTCTGTTTAAGATCGAACTCGTCTGGTCAAGAAGACCGGATGACAACTTTTTAGTCACGAAACGGAACGTATGATGAAGACTTCTCTCTTTGGAACAAGTTGCTGGACCGCAGCATGGATCGCAACTTTGTCGGTTGCAATTGGCTTGCCCGTGCAGGCTCAGCAGCCGCAGGCGGGGCACGATCATGCCGGCCACGCCCACGGGGCGCATGAGCATGGCGGGGAAACCTTGGCATACCGGCTCCCTCAATGGAAAGAAATGCACTTTGACGATGCTCAAAAGGCAGAGCAGCATTTGCAGGCTGTTCAAAAGCTCGGATGCGAAGTCCGCAAGGACAGCCATGCGGGGCACACTGACGTTGTGTATCGCTGTCCCGACTGGAAATCGATCAACGTGGCGAATCATGATCTTGCCCACCAATGGGAAGGCTGGATGAAAACAATGGGCTTCGACTATTCCCATGGTCATGTGGACGCGGCTCTGACGCAGGGCCCGGAATCCCTCGAATACCGGCTGACCGAATGGAAAACGATTCATGCCGAAGCAACAGCTGCGGGAGATATCACCAAGCTGGTGGCAACACTCAAATCGATCGGCTGTGAAGTACGAGACGAACGCCATGAGGGCCATGCCGACATCAGCTATCGATCTCCGATCTGGAGAGATATCCACTTTGCAAATCACCAGTCGGCACAGCAATGGCAAAGCTGGCTGCAAGCGAACGGCTTCGAAGCACGCCACGAACACTAACGCTGGCAATGGCAGACCCGGCTGAAACTTCTCGCACTCCTGAAGCAACAGCCGGGTTCGTTTTTCGACTCAATATTGTTTCAATTAAAAATGGACTTCAACATGTTGAAGAAACGGCTCCTGATCGCCCTGATGTTCGCGGCACCGACAATTCTAGGGTGTGAAAAAACTCCTCCGGCAAGCCCCCCTGTGTGCACAATCACTACTCCTCCACCGGGGATGTCGGAAGGGCACTCGGATCACGATCATACACATCCCGGCCATGGTCCACATGAAGGGGAACTGATCGAACTCGGAAACGAGGAATATCACGCCGAGCTGATTCATGACGACAAATCAGTGACCATCTACATTCTGGACGGTGCCGCCACAAAGGCGGTTCCGATTGAAGCAAAAGAGCTGGTCGTCAACCTCAAACACGAAGGCAAACCAGAGCAATTCAAGCTCGTGGCGACGCCCGATGCGGGCGACGAATCCGGCAAGTCATCCAAGTTTTCGTCGGCCGACCCGGAACTCGCCGGGCATCTCGACGAGAAGGAAGCGGATGCGAAGCTGGTCGTTGAAATCAATGGCAAGTCTTTCCGCGGCAGCCTTGCTCATGACCACGACCATGGACATGAACACAAGTAACTTGATGCGATGTCGCATTTTTTGCCTTCGCGACTTTCTTCTCCGCAGCTTCATGCTGCCTGACCGACTTGGAACGCAAAGTGACACAGCCCAATGACGAACTTGTCTTCCGAATTCAGGGCATGGACTGTGCCGAAGAAGTGAGGGTCCTGAAACAGACGGTCGGCCCTCTCGTGGGGGGAGAAGACAAGCTGACGTTTGACATCCTCAATGCACGCATGCGGGTGCACGCAGCGAATTCCAAAGAGCTTGCCGACCGGATCAGATCTGCAGTGGCATCCGCCGGGATGCGTGCCAGCCTCGCCTCGGAGGCGTCTTCAACGAAAGGAGAGAGTGCGCGAACAGATCGATTACGGACCATGCTGACGGCGTTCAGCGGAATGGGGCTGCTGGCGGGATTTATCTCACATGGACTGCTGGGCGGCGGCTGGCGAGCAGCAATCGGTTCGGGAGAACTCGCGGAAAGCGCTCGTTTGCCGTTTCTGACAGTGTTGTTTTACGGGATCGCCTGCCTGGCAGGCGTCTGGCTCGTGCTTCCCAAGGCCTGGCTTGCGTTGCGAAGCCTGCGGCCAGATATGAACCTGCTGATGACGGTCGCCGTGTTGGGAGCAATCGCGATCAACCAATGGTTCGAAGCGGCGGCCGTTTCCTTTCTGTTTGCCTTTTCACTGTTGCTGGAATCATGGAGCGTGGGCCGCGCTCGCCGAGCGATTGCCGCGTTGCTAGATCTTGCGCCGCCTAAGGCCCGGGTCGATCGGAATGGCGGCGAAGAAGAAATCGCCCTGGAGGATGTCGCGATCGGTGACCTCATCGTCATCAGGCCTGGAGAGCGGATTCCAATTGATGGTCAGGTCAAGGAGGGAGCCAGTGACGTAAACCAGGCTCCGATTACTGGAGAAA from the Planctomicrobium piriforme genome contains:
- a CDS encoding response regulator, which translates into the protein MRSKVILLVEDNPDDVELASIAIKRGGIANELVVARDGVEALEYLLPVGERKLNLPQLVLLDLNLPKMNGLEVLKRLRADPRTRRLPVVIITSSREEEDLIRGYDLGANSYVRKPVDFEQFQKAVHQLQLYWLVLNQPPPEETPCPPSAS
- a CDS encoding CNNM domain-containing protein; translated protein: MRHTLALWLAFAIITFLHILPGELAPKNLAILRPEQSSLTIAYPLQWATWLFYGPMRLLDGASNLVLRLFGLGNASAAIAHAEHELRSLLTTAEMAFAGSGRRGDVPPGPDFA
- a CDS encoding response regulator codes for the protein MDVAETFRPDLILLDIRMPKLNGFEAARRIRA
- a CDS encoding response regulator encodes the protein MLVALTGWGKEDDRKKSSDAGFDQHFVKPVELADLKKLLAAPAALAPLLHKTSTFRTQVSTCIGVHAARVTTDVNPTSVTSARE